A single region of the Marinobacter nanhaiticus D15-8W genome encodes:
- a CDS encoding GntR family transcriptional regulator, protein MSGEQSVRKGTVVDSIVQTLADDIVSGRLVPGIKLDAQGMAERFGVSRTPIRETFGHLAAMGLVTHRPNRGVVVSTLSPQALGDLYEAMAELEAALARLATLRMNSEQRERLMQIHRESVHLVRDGTTDEYARYNQDFHNLIFEAAQSPQLQDLALATRTRLAPFRRAQFRLTNRMSKSWEEHDAIVQAIMAGDADGVARLMRLHVQTVSAMTAEFVAEHRAAADYEPSVNE, encoded by the coding sequence ATGAGTGGAGAACAAAGCGTGCGCAAGGGCACGGTGGTGGATTCGATTGTCCAGACCCTGGCGGACGATATCGTCAGTGGCCGACTGGTACCGGGTATAAAGCTCGATGCCCAGGGTATGGCGGAACGTTTTGGCGTTTCCCGTACCCCCATTCGCGAAACCTTCGGTCACCTGGCGGCCATGGGCCTGGTTACTCACCGCCCCAACCGCGGTGTCGTGGTGTCCACGCTGTCGCCCCAGGCATTGGGCGATCTCTACGAGGCCATGGCCGAACTGGAAGCGGCGCTGGCGCGTCTGGCCACATTGCGTATGAACAGCGAACAACGCGAGCGGCTGATGCAGATTCACCGGGAGTCGGTGCACCTGGTACGCGACGGCACCACCGACGAGTACGCGCGCTATAACCAGGATTTCCACAACCTGATTTTTGAGGCGGCCCAGAGTCCGCAACTGCAGGACCTGGCTCTCGCCACCCGCACCCGCCTGGCGCCGTTTCGTCGCGCCCAGTTCCGGCTGACCAACCGTATGAGCAAATCCTGGGAAGAGCACGATGCCATCGTCCAGGCCATTATGGCCGGCGATGCGGATGGGGTCGCCCGCTTGATGCGCCTGCACGTCCAAACGGTCAGCGCCATGACCGCCGAATTCGTCGCCGAGCACCGGGCGGCGGCGGACTACGAACCGTCGGTCAACGAGTAG
- a CDS encoding sulfite exporter TauE/SafE family protein: protein MLEMIIACSVLGIVAGVLAGMLGIGGGVVIVPALVIILTSQAFPAEFVVISAVATSLCTIIFTSISAARAQIKRKAVDWTIFKRWALLVVIGSFVSGFIAGRLPPVVLEMGIACFLLIVSIIMLSRWVPNPSRSMPGPVGTSFLGLFSGTLSGLAGIGGGNVMVPLMVFFNVPMQRAVATSSALGLPLALVGTIGYVISGWGTQITEWSLGYVYLPAAALIAGFTVITAPLGVALSHRIPAPTLKRCFGALLFLVAARMLVTSF from the coding sequence ATGTTGGAAATGATCATTGCCTGTTCTGTACTGGGGATTGTGGCCGGCGTCCTGGCCGGGATGCTGGGAATCGGCGGTGGCGTGGTGATTGTCCCGGCGCTGGTGATCATCCTGACCAGTCAGGCTTTCCCCGCCGAGTTCGTCGTCATTTCCGCTGTAGCCACCTCCCTGTGCACGATCATTTTCACCTCCATCTCCGCCGCCCGGGCCCAGATCAAACGCAAGGCGGTCGACTGGACTATCTTCAAGCGCTGGGCCTTGCTGGTGGTGATCGGCAGTTTCGTCAGCGGCTTTATCGCCGGCCGGTTACCTCCGGTAGTGCTGGAGATGGGCATTGCCTGCTTCCTGCTCATCGTCTCGATCATCATGCTGAGTCGTTGGGTACCGAATCCGTCCCGGTCGATGCCCGGGCCAGTGGGCACATCGTTCCTTGGGCTGTTCAGCGGTACGCTGTCCGGATTGGCGGGGATCGGCGGTGGCAATGTGATGGTGCCGCTGATGGTGTTCTTCAACGTACCCATGCAACGGGCGGTGGCCACGTCGAGCGCCCTGGGGCTACCTCTGGCCCTCGTCGGTACGATCGGCTATGTGATTTCCGGGTGGGGAACGCAGATCACCGAATGGTCCCTGGGTTACGTCTATCTGCCGGCTGCGGCGCTGATTGCCGGCTTCACGGTGATCACGGCCCCCCTGGGTGTAGCCCTGAGCCACCGCATCCCCGCGCCAACGCTCAAACGGTGCTTTGGGGCCCTGCTGTTCCTGGTGGCCGCCCGAATGCTGGTCACCTCGTTCTGA
- a CDS encoding gamma-glutamyltransferase family protein, whose protein sequence is MTYPQKATSKGGVICTPHRQASEAGLAILDAGGTAIDATLAASAVLSVVYPHMTGLGGDAMWLLSDGRQVDAILGLGQAGQRLPDGEQITERGPASAATTAGALRSWSLALDWSRRQWGSRLGWSHLLEQAIGLAEEGMTLCPSQAFWQVQRRDLIASMPDLKAFCCDAQGELLSEGTTIRQPELAETLRQLARAGVDDFYDGDLALALSDGFRSLGNGLTQDDLRRTRAELCRPIQIRYRQGTLYNLPPPSQGLYTLRALHALDRVNIGAMPNRGVDYYHHLVEAIKAQLKNRNRQLCDPRHCKTDFLAQLSTAQAEADVRWLDPGRAAGWREPAHPADTVWFAASDRHGRTACLIQSLFHDFGSGCFIGDTGVLWLNRAAGFDPAPHHPNAWAPGKRPAHTLNPSCYLADDGRQFYFGTQGGDGQPQTQMVLATQLIDYEQTIEAALSTPRFLLGRSFFGSSENLKLEAPIGDDVASGLIARGHELEWLPELSPFTGQAGAIALNIDGQREAMHDPRGQGVSLGQTTR, encoded by the coding sequence ATGACTTATCCACAGAAAGCTACATCTAAGGGCGGCGTCATCTGCACGCCCCACCGCCAGGCCAGCGAAGCAGGCCTGGCTATCCTCGACGCCGGCGGCACGGCGATCGACGCCACACTGGCGGCCAGCGCCGTATTGTCGGTGGTCTATCCCCATATGACTGGTCTCGGCGGCGACGCCATGTGGTTGCTGAGCGATGGCAGGCAGGTGGACGCGATTCTCGGTCTGGGCCAGGCCGGGCAACGATTGCCTGACGGGGAACAGATCACCGAGCGGGGCCCGGCCTCTGCAGCCACCACGGCGGGAGCGCTGCGCAGCTGGTCCCTGGCCCTGGATTGGAGCCGGCGGCAGTGGGGATCCAGGCTCGGCTGGTCCCATTTGCTGGAACAGGCCATCGGGTTGGCAGAAGAAGGTATGACGCTTTGTCCGTCCCAGGCCTTCTGGCAAGTCCAGCGACGGGACCTGATTGCCAGCATGCCGGATCTGAAAGCGTTCTGCTGTGACGCGCAGGGCGAGCTCTTGTCCGAAGGCACGACGATTCGCCAGCCTGAGCTGGCGGAAACCCTGCGCCAGCTGGCCCGGGCGGGCGTGGACGACTTCTATGACGGTGACCTGGCGCTGGCTTTGTCAGACGGCTTCCGATCGCTTGGAAATGGCCTGACCCAGGATGACCTGCGTCGTACCCGGGCCGAATTGTGTCGGCCGATCCAGATCCGCTATCGTCAGGGCACCCTTTACAACCTGCCGCCCCCGAGCCAGGGTCTGTATACCCTGCGTGCGCTGCACGCCCTGGACCGGGTCAATATCGGCGCCATGCCCAATCGGGGCGTTGATTATTACCATCACCTGGTCGAGGCAATCAAAGCCCAATTGAAGAATCGCAATCGGCAGTTGTGCGACCCCCGGCACTGTAAGACGGATTTCCTGGCCCAGTTATCCACAGCCCAGGCCGAGGCGGACGTACGCTGGCTTGACCCGGGTAGAGCAGCCGGCTGGAGGGAGCCCGCCCACCCGGCGGATACCGTCTGGTTTGCCGCAAGCGATCGTCACGGGCGCACGGCCTGCCTGATCCAGAGCCTGTTCCATGATTTCGGGTCCGGCTGTTTTATTGGCGATACCGGCGTGCTCTGGTTGAACAGGGCGGCGGGGTTCGATCCGGCCCCCCACCACCCCAACGCCTGGGCACCGGGCAAGCGGCCGGCCCATACCCTGAACCCGTCCTGCTACCTCGCGGACGATGGCCGGCAGTTCTATTTCGGGACCCAGGGTGGCGATGGCCAGCCCCAGACGCAGATGGTGCTGGCAACGCAACTTATCGACTACGAACAGACGATAGAAGCTGCCCTTTCAACGCCGCGGTTTCTGCTTGGCCGGAGCTTTTTTGGCAGTAGCGAGAATCTGAAGCTGGAAGCGCCCATTGGCGATGACGTAGCCTCTGGCCTCATCGCCCGCGGGCACGAACTTGAGTGGCTGCCGGAACTCAGTCCGTTCACTGGTCAGGCCGGCGCCATTGCCTTGAACATAGACGGTCAGCGCGAAGCCATGCATGATCCACGAGGCCAGGGCGTAAGCCTCGGTCAGACAACCCGCTAG